The Roseococcus microcysteis genome contains a region encoding:
- a CDS encoding nucleotide exchange factor GrpE, protein MTTEHNAKPDAAPEPETEAAAPEAPPAPEPTPEERIAALEAALAEMKDRWLRAEAEIQNVRNRARDDVEKARNFAVQKFAADVVEAAENLRRGLDALPAAAEDEPEIITKLRGGFEGVERFLLQRMEANGVVRKPAQGEKFTPDLHQAMSEAPAPEGVEPGTILQAWSSAWTLNGRLLKPAMVVVAGQPAQQ, encoded by the coding sequence ATGACCACCGAACACAACGCCAAGCCCGACGCCGCCCCCGAGCCCGAGACCGAAGCCGCCGCGCCCGAGGCGCCGCCCGCCCCCGAGCCCACGCCGGAGGAGCGCATCGCGGCCCTGGAAGCGGCGCTGGCCGAGATGAAGGACCGCTGGCTGCGCGCCGAGGCCGAGATCCAGAACGTCCGCAACCGCGCCCGCGACGATGTCGAGAAGGCGCGCAACTTCGCCGTGCAGAAATTCGCGGCCGATGTGGTGGAGGCGGCGGAGAACCTGCGCCGCGGCCTCGACGCCCTGCCCGCGGCCGCCGAGGACGAGCCCGAGATCATCACCAAGCTGCGCGGCGGCTTCGAGGGGGTGGAGCGCTTCCTGCTGCAGCGCATGGAAGCCAATGGTGTGGTGCGGAAACCCGCCCAGGGCGAGAAGTTCACCCCCGACCTGCACCAGGCGATGAGCGAGGCCCCGGCGCCGGAAGGCGTGGAGCCCGGCACCATCCTCCAGGCCTGGTCCTCGGCCTGGACGCTGAATGGCCGCCTGCTGAAGCCCGCCATGGTGGTGGTGGCGGGCCAACCCGCTCAGCAATAG
- a CDS encoding SMP-30/gluconolactonase/LRE family protein codes for MELTTLAEGLRFPEGPVALPDGSIALVEIARGTVTRVAPDGTTSVIATPGGGPNGLAAGPDGTLILCNNGGFTWHDAPGQLRPTGQAADYTTGRIEVVDMATGAVRTLYDRCGDVSLKGPNDLQLDGKGGFWFSDLGKSRARDRDHGGVYWAALDGSRIVEAAHPVPGGANGIGISPEGETLYVAETETGRLWAFDILGPGRLRKSPWPSPHGGNMLCQFPGFRRLDSLAITAEGNIVVATLVSGEITTVSPAGEILDVVKMPEPMPTNICFGGPGLDVAYITLSTTGKLVSMPWREKGLRLPYC; via the coding sequence ATGGAACTGACGACGCTGGCCGAGGGGTTGCGCTTCCCCGAGGGGCCCGTGGCCCTGCCGGATGGCTCCATCGCGCTGGTCGAGATCGCGCGCGGCACCGTCACGCGCGTGGCGCCCGACGGCACCACCAGCGTCATCGCCACCCCCGGCGGCGGGCCGAACGGGCTGGCGGCGGGGCCGGATGGCACGCTGATCCTCTGCAACAATGGCGGCTTCACCTGGCATGACGCGCCGGGCCAGCTGCGCCCCACCGGCCAGGCGGCCGACTACACCACGGGGCGTATCGAGGTGGTGGACATGGCGACCGGCGCGGTCCGCACCCTGTATGACCGCTGCGGCGACGTGTCGCTCAAGGGCCCGAACGACCTGCAACTCGACGGCAAGGGCGGGTTCTGGTTCAGCGACCTCGGCAAGTCCCGCGCGCGGGATCGCGACCATGGCGGCGTCTACTGGGCGGCGCTGGATGGCTCACGCATCGTGGAGGCCGCGCATCCGGTGCCGGGCGGGGCCAATGGCATCGGCATCAGCCCCGAGGGCGAGACGCTCTATGTGGCCGAGACCGAGACGGGCCGTCTCTGGGCCTTCGACATATTGGGACCCGGGCGCCTGCGCAAATCCCCCTGGCCCAGCCCGCATGGCGGCAACATGCTGTGCCAGTTCCCGGGCTTCCGGCGCCTGGACAGCCTGGCCATCACCGCCGAGGGCAACATCGTGGTGGCCACCCTCGTCTCCGGCGAGATCACCACCGTCTCACCGGCCGGCGAGATCCTGGACGTGGTGAAGATGCCCGAGCCCATGCCCACCAATATCTGCTTCGGCGGGCCGGGGCTGGACGTGGCCTACATCACGCTTTCCACCACCGGGAAGCTGGTTTCCATGCCCTGGCGGGAGAAGGGGCTGCGCCTGCCCTATTGCTGA
- a CDS encoding hydantoinase B/oxoprolinase family protein, protein MDPVTLAVLNARFTAIVEEMGEALLRTAYSQILNSSRDFSIAVTDGACRLVAQADHIPVHVGAMPFAARAVLDRFGAAMKPGDVYLLNDPWHGGSHLPDLTIILPIFGEGSLRFLAVVRAHHSDIGGATHGGYNPGATEIWQEGLRIPPVLLGEGGEMRPDLVDMLALNTRINRDFRGDLAAMLGAAKLGALRLSALLDQHGATALMGAVDAILDLAHAHAARIVEAWPDGSWTGEAFLDDDGHGAENIAIRATCTKRGGTLTVDLSASDDQVRGFVNSSYPNMVSACCMAFAYLLDPEVAKNEGAFRALRVVAREGSVVWAREGAAVTLCTSHCSNEIVEAIMRAMQSCCPERVMGGWGRRFRIAITGEDARRPGRRFVWHLFHARPGGGGHARGDGWSTAGEWHSAGGLKFGSVEMAEARFPLHFRRHEFLPGSAGQGQHRGGMGAILELAVESAGPARANTAGDGARHGSAGIHGGQDSAPHRYALRHADGSERVLRTKEVGIVIAPGEVIEVRSAGGGGWGDPARRDPAAIEADRAEGLL, encoded by the coding sequence ATGGACCCCGTGACGCTCGCCGTGCTGAACGCCCGCTTCACCGCGATCGTGGAGGAGATGGGCGAGGCGCTGCTGCGCACCGCCTACAGCCAGATCCTGAACTCCTCGCGGGATTTCTCCATCGCGGTGACGGATGGCGCCTGTCGGCTGGTGGCGCAGGCGGACCATATCCCGGTGCATGTGGGCGCCATGCCCTTCGCGGCGCGGGCGGTGCTGGACCGCTTCGGCGCGGCGATGAAGCCGGGCGATGTCTATCTGCTGAACGACCCCTGGCATGGGGGGAGCCATCTGCCGGATTTGACCATCATCCTTCCCATTTTTGGCGAAGGTTCGCTGCGTTTCCTCGCCGTCGTCCGCGCCCATCACAGCGACATCGGCGGCGCCACCCATGGCGGCTACAACCCGGGCGCCACCGAGATCTGGCAGGAAGGCCTCCGCATCCCGCCCGTCCTGCTGGGCGAGGGCGGCGAGATGCGGCCCGACCTCGTGGACATGCTGGCGCTGAACACCCGCATCAACCGGGATTTCCGCGGCGACCTGGCCGCCATGCTGGGCGCGGCCAAGCTCGGCGCGCTGCGGCTTTCCGCGCTGCTGGACCAGCATGGCGCGACGGCGCTGATGGGCGCGGTGGACGCCATCCTGGACCTGGCGCACGCCCATGCCGCGCGCATCGTGGAAGCCTGGCCGGACGGGAGCTGGACGGGCGAGGCCTTCCTCGACGATGACGGCCATGGCGCCGAGAACATCGCCATCCGCGCCACCTGCACCAAGCGGGGCGGCACGCTGACCGTGGACCTCAGCGCCAGCGACGACCAGGTGCGGGGCTTCGTGAACTCGTCCTATCCCAACATGGTCAGCGCCTGCTGCATGGCCTTCGCCTATCTGCTCGACCCCGAGGTGGCGAAGAACGAAGGCGCCTTCCGCGCGCTGCGGGTGGTGGCGCGCGAGGGCAGCGTGGTCTGGGCGCGGGAGGGGGCGGCGGTGACGCTCTGCACCAGCCACTGCTCCAACGAGATCGTGGAAGCCATCATGCGCGCCATGCAGTCATGCTGCCCCGAGCGCGTGATGGGCGGCTGGGGAAGGCGCTTCCGCATCGCCATCACGGGCGAGGATGCGCGACGGCCCGGACGGCGCTTCGTCTGGCATCTGTTCCACGCGCGGCCGGGCGGGGGCGGGCATGCGCGGGGCGATGGCTGGTCCACCGCCGGCGAATGGCACAGCGCGGGCGGGCTGAAATTCGGCAGCGTGGAAATGGCCGAGGCGCGCTTTCCCCTGCATTTCCGCCGCCATGAATTCCTGCCCGGCTCGGCCGGGCAGGGGCAGCATCGCGGGGGAATGGGCGCCATCCTGGAGCTGGCGGTGGAAAGCGCCGGCCCCGCGCGCGCCAACACCGCGGGCGATGGCGCGCGCCATGGCAGCGCCGGGATCCATGGCGGGCAGGACAGCGCGCCGCACCGCTACGCCCTGCGTCACGCGGATGGAAGCGAGCGCGTGCTCCGCACCAAGGAGGTCGGCATCGTCATCGCGCCGGGCGAGGTGATCGAGGTGCGCTCGGCCGGGGGCGGCGGCTGGGGTGATCCGGCGCGGCGCGACCCTGCCGCCATCGAAGCCGACCGCGCGGAAGGGCTGCTGTGA
- a CDS encoding hydantoinase/oxoprolinase family protein: MRYVIGVDVGGTFTDVVGVDEEGREYLAKAASTPHDQSEGVVQGLRNLASMLGLTLGELLETTTRIVHGTTVATNALLERRGARTAMLTTEGHRDVVAMREGLKPARYDLRLPAPDPLIPRRLRLGVRERLRPDGAVDIPLDAASLDAAIATLRAEGVEAVAICFLHSWAAPAHEHAAAEAVRAALPGVFVTCSADVLPQIKEYERFSTAAVNAYVGPVVSRYLMRLEARLHEAGCAAPVFVILSHGGVAPIAEAARLAAGTALSGPAGGVAAAVALARRGMGANLVTFDMGGTSTDIALVTDGAAAIGRGREVGGERIALDSLDIITLGAGGGSIAHLGAGGTLQVGPQSAGARPGPACYGRGGTLPTVTDANLLLGYLDPGSFLGGAQRLDVAEAERAMAPLAGALGLDAAQAALGVHRLVNARMADGVRVATVRRGVDPRGATLLAFGGAAGLHASAVARDLGMARVAVPLFAAGLSAWGMLQTELRHEIARSVVGAGAMPEDEALPGLFGGLAEEARAQLAQWYGGEIALSRAADMRYGEQVFEITVPLDGVVPTRAALREAFHARHRALFTYDLPEEEVVLVTARAAARGVLPALPRLPAGAPRPATPEAERRCLLEGGWAMLPVWRFEALAAGQRVAGPAIVESPTTTVLLQPGDAAVMEPGGWLAVSLG; encoded by the coding sequence ATGCGCTATGTCATCGGCGTGGATGTGGGCGGCACCTTCACCGATGTGGTGGGGGTGGACGAGGAGGGGCGCGAATACCTCGCCAAGGCCGCCTCCACCCCCCATGACCAGAGCGAGGGCGTGGTCCAGGGGCTGCGGAACCTCGCTTCCATGCTGGGGCTGACGCTGGGCGAATTGCTGGAGACGACCACGCGCATCGTCCATGGCACCACCGTCGCCACCAACGCCCTGCTGGAGCGGCGCGGGGCGCGGACCGCCATGCTCACCACCGAGGGCCATCGCGACGTGGTGGCGATGCGCGAGGGGCTGAAGCCCGCACGCTATGATTTGCGCCTGCCCGCTCCCGACCCGCTGATTCCGCGCCGCCTGCGCCTGGGCGTGCGGGAGCGGCTGCGGCCCGATGGCGCGGTGGACATTCCGCTGGATGCGGCAAGCCTGGACGCCGCCATCGCGACCCTGCGCGCCGAGGGCGTGGAGGCGGTGGCGATCTGCTTCCTCCATTCCTGGGCCGCGCCCGCGCATGAGCATGCGGCGGCCGAGGCGGTGCGGGCGGCGCTGCCGGGCGTCTTCGTCACCTGCTCGGCCGATGTGCTGCCGCAGATCAAGGAATACGAACGCTTCTCGACGGCCGCGGTGAATGCCTATGTGGGGCCTGTGGTGTCGCGATACCTCATGCGGCTGGAGGCGCGGCTGCACGAGGCGGGGTGCGCGGCGCCGGTCTTCGTCATCCTCTCCCATGGCGGCGTGGCGCCGATCGCGGAGGCGGCGCGGCTGGCCGCCGGCACCGCGCTGTCCGGCCCGGCGGGGGGTGTCGCGGCGGCGGTGGCGCTGGCGCGGAGGGGGATGGGCGCCAACCTCGTGACTTTCGACATGGGTGGCACCTCGACCGACATCGCGCTGGTGACCGACGGCGCCGCCGCCATCGGCCGGGGGCGCGAGGTGGGGGGTGAGCGCATCGCGCTGGACAGCCTCGACATCATCACGCTCGGCGCGGGGGGCGGGTCCATCGCGCATCTGGGCGCGGGGGGCACCTTGCAGGTGGGGCCGCAATCGGCCGGGGCGCGGCCTGGCCCGGCCTGCTATGGCCGCGGCGGCACCCTGCCCACCGTGACGGATGCCAATTTGCTGCTGGGCTATCTGGACCCCGGAAGCTTCCTGGGCGGCGCGCAGCGCCTGGACGTGGCGGAGGCGGAGCGCGCCATGGCGCCCCTGGCCGGGGCATTGGGCTTGGACGCGGCCCAGGCCGCGCTGGGCGTGCATCGCCTGGTCAATGCCCGCATGGCCGATGGTGTGCGGGTGGCGACGGTGCGGCGCGGCGTGGACCCGCGCGGCGCCACGCTGCTGGCCTTCGGCGGCGCGGCCGGGCTGCATGCCAGCGCGGTGGCGCGGGACCTCGGCATGGCGCGGGTCGCGGTGCCGCTGTTCGCGGCCGGGCTTTCGGCCTGGGGCATGTTGCAGACGGAGCTGCGCCACGAAATCGCGCGCAGCGTGGTCGGCGCCGGCGCCATGCCGGAGGATGAGGCGCTGCCCGGTCTGTTCGGCGGGCTGGCGGAGGAGGCGCGCGCCCAGCTCGCGCAATGGTATGGCGGCGAGATCGCCCTCAGCCGCGCCGCCGACATGCGCTATGGCGAGCAGGTCTTCGAGATCACGGTGCCGCTGGATGGCGTTGTGCCCACCCGCGCGGCGCTGCGCGAGGCCTTCCACGCCCGCCACCGCGCCCTCTTCACCTATGATCTGCCGGAGGAGGAGGTGGTGCTGGTCACCGCCCGCGCCGCCGCGCGCGGGGTGCTGCCGGCCCTGCCGCGCCTTCCCGCCGGCGCCCCCCGCCCCGCGACACCCGAGGCGGAGCGGCGCTGCCTGCTGGAAGGGGGCTGGGCCATGCTGCCCGTCTGGCGCTTCGAGGCGCTGGCGGCGGGGCAGCGCGTGGCCGGCCCGGCCATCGTGGAAAGCCCCACCACCACCGTGCTGCTGCAACCGGGCGATGCGGCGGTGATGGAGCCAGGCGGCTGGCTCGCCGTCAGCCTGGGGTGA
- the mobA gene encoding molybdenum cofactor guanylyltransferase MobA produces the protein MRADTLGCVLAGGEARRMGGGDKTLRMLHGRPLLAHILARLAPQCAALALSANGDAARFAAYGLPVWPDATRGLGPLGGVLAALEASPLPFVLTVPGDAPFLPPDLVARLHAGRGAAAVAQAGSGGRGHPVIALWPRSLAPALRQALAEGERAVGRFAASQGVALVEWPGEPFLNINTPEDLARAQLTPG, from the coding sequence TTGCGCGCCGATACCCTAGGCTGCGTGCTGGCGGGCGGCGAAGCGCGGCGGATGGGGGGCGGCGACAAGACCCTGCGGATGCTGCACGGGCGGCCTTTGCTGGCGCACATCCTGGCGCGCCTCGCGCCCCAATGCGCCGCGCTGGCCCTCAGCGCCAATGGCGATGCGGCGCGCTTCGCCGCCTACGGCCTGCCCGTCTGGCCCGATGCCACGCGGGGCCTGGGCCCGCTGGGCGGGGTGCTGGCCGCGCTCGAGGCCTCGCCTTTGCCCTTCGTGCTGACCGTGCCCGGCGACGCGCCTTTCCTGCCGCCCGACCTCGTGGCGCGGCTGCATGCGGGGCGCGGGGCGGCGGCGGTGGCGCAGGCAGGCTCCGGAGGGCGGGGGCATCCGGTGATCGCGCTCTGGCCGCGCAGCCTGGCCCCCGCGCTGCGCCAAGCGTTGGCGGAGGGTGAACGCGCCGTGGGCCGCTTCGCCGCGAGCCAGGGCGTGGCCCTGGTGGAGTGGCCGGGCGAGCCCTTCCTCAACATCAACACGCCCGAGGACCTGGCGCGGGCGCAGCTCACCCCAGGCTGA
- a CDS encoding acetolactate synthase large subunit, translating into MNGAESLVHSLLKSGVEVCFSNPGTSEMHFVAALDRIPGMRCVLGLQENIVTGAADGYWRMAGKPAVTLLHCGPGLANGLANLHNARRARSGIVNCVGDQATYHRPYDAPLTADTEGFARGVSQWVRTTHKAADVGADAAAAVQAARTSPGQIATLILPSDTCWDEGGTVAAALPVPAVPQADPHAIRAAARVLREKKNVLLLLGGSMALTQAAQEAAQRIVAHTGCDILAETSNARFQRGQGRMALERVPYPVDLAIQRLSKVEHLVLLGSKAPVGFFAYPGKPSKHYPENASITVACRQEQDALAALTALAEELGAPKVAIASNGEKPEVARGAPSPEGLARTVAALMPEDAIIADESVSYGRGFFPATHAAAPHDWLQITGGAIGCGMPLATGAAIGGGGRRVINLQADGSAMYTVQALWTQAREKLPVTTILLSNRKYQILLGEYQNVGANPGRVAMDMMDLGNPDIAWAKLAQSMGVEAATATTLDQVADLMSQSFARPGPFLIELMI; encoded by the coding sequence GTGAACGGTGCGGAAAGTCTGGTCCACAGCCTGTTGAAGAGTGGTGTCGAGGTGTGTTTCTCCAACCCCGGCACGAGCGAGATGCATTTCGTCGCCGCGCTGGACCGTATTCCCGGCATGCGCTGCGTGCTCGGCCTGCAGGAGAACATCGTCACCGGCGCCGCCGATGGGTATTGGCGCATGGCCGGCAAGCCCGCGGTCACGCTGCTGCATTGCGGGCCGGGCCTCGCCAATGGCCTGGCCAACCTGCACAACGCGCGCCGCGCCCGGTCGGGGATCGTGAACTGCGTGGGCGACCAGGCCACCTATCACCGCCCCTATGACGCGCCGCTGACGGCCGACACCGAAGGCTTCGCGCGCGGCGTCTCGCAATGGGTGCGGACCACGCACAAGGCCGCCGATGTGGGCGCGGACGCGGCCGCCGCGGTACAGGCCGCCCGCACCTCGCCCGGGCAGATCGCCACCCTGATCCTGCCCTCGGACACCTGCTGGGATGAGGGCGGCACCGTCGCCGCCGCCCTGCCGGTGCCCGCCGTGCCCCAGGCCGACCCGCACGCCATCCGCGCCGCCGCCCGCGTGCTGCGCGAAAAGAAAAACGTGCTGCTGCTGCTGGGCGGCTCCATGGCGCTGACCCAGGCGGCGCAGGAGGCCGCGCAGCGCATCGTGGCGCACACGGGCTGCGACATCCTGGCCGAGACCTCCAACGCCCGTTTCCAGCGCGGCCAGGGCCGCATGGCGCTGGAGCGCGTGCCCTATCCGGTGGACCTTGCCATCCAGCGCCTGTCCAAGGTGGAGCACCTGGTGCTGCTGGGCTCCAAGGCGCCGGTGGGCTTCTTCGCCTATCCCGGCAAGCCGTCGAAGCACTACCCGGAGAATGCCAGCATCACCGTGGCCTGCCGGCAGGAGCAGGACGCCCTGGCCGCGCTGACGGCGCTGGCGGAGGAGCTCGGCGCGCCCAAGGTCGCCATCGCCTCCAATGGCGAGAAGCCCGAGGTGGCGCGCGGCGCGCCCTCGCCCGAGGGCCTGGCCCGCACCGTCGCGGCGCTGATGCCCGAGGACGCGATCATCGCCGATGAATCCGTCAGCTATGGCCGCGGCTTCTTCCCCGCGACCCATGCGGCCGCCCCGCATGACTGGCTGCAGATCACGGGTGGCGCCATCGGCTGCGGCATGCCGCTGGCCACGGGTGCCGCCATCGGTGGCGGCGGGCGGCGGGTGATCAACCTGCAGGCGGACGGCAGCGCCATGTACACGGTGCAGGCGCTCTGGACCCAGGCGCGCGAGAAGCTGCCCGTGACCACCATCCTGCTGTCCAACCGCAAGTATCAGATCCTGCTGGGCGAGTATCAGAATGTCGGCGCCAACCCCGGCCGCGTGGCGATGGACATGATGGACCTGGGCAACCCGGACATCGCCTGGGCCAAGCTCGCGCAGTCCATGGGCGTGGAGGCCGCGACCGCCACCACGCTCGACCAGGTGGCGGACCTGATGAGCCAGAGCTTCGCCCGCCCTGGCCCCTTCCTGATCGAACTCATGATCTGA
- the folE gene encoding GTP cyclohydrolase I FolE — MNIQVPTTALPADEKASAITRPSRAEAEAAVRTLLLWAGDDPDREGLVDTPARVARAYEEFFAGYESDPVEMLARSFEETDGYDEMVVLRDIRLESHCEHHMVPIIGKAHIAYLPSGRVVGISKLARVIETYAKRLQIQEKLTAQIANTIESVLKPKGVAVVIEAAHQCMTTRGIHKPGVTMVTSRMLGEFRSNDATRREFLAMIGGSRGPLEG; from the coding sequence ATGAACATTCAGGTGCCCACGACCGCCCTTCCTGCCGACGAGAAGGCCTCGGCCATCACCCGGCCGAGCCGCGCGGAGGCCGAGGCCGCCGTCCGCACCCTGCTGCTCTGGGCCGGCGACGACCCGGACCGTGAGGGGCTGGTGGACACCCCCGCCCGCGTCGCCCGCGCCTATGAGGAATTCTTCGCGGGCTATGAGAGCGACCCCGTGGAGATGCTCGCCCGCTCCTTCGAGGAGACGGATGGCTATGACGAGATGGTGGTGCTGCGCGACATCCGCCTGGAAAGCCATTGCGAGCACCACATGGTCCCCATCATCGGCAAGGCGCACATCGCCTATCTGCCGAGCGGCCGCGTGGTCGGCATCAGCAAGCTGGCGCGGGTGATCGAGACCTATGCCAAGCGCCTCCAGATCCAGGAGAAGCTGACGGCGCAGATCGCGAACACCATCGAGAGCGTGCTGAAGCCCAAGGGTGTCGCCGTCGTCATCGAGGCCGCGCACCAGTGCATGACCACCCGCGGCATCCACAAGCCGGGGGTGACGATGGTGACCTCGCGCATGCTGGGCGAGTTCCGCAGCAATGACGCGACGCGCCGGGAGTTTCTCGCGATGATCGGCGGGTCGCGCGGGCCGCTGGAGGGGTAA
- a CDS encoding GNAT family N-acetyltransferase — protein sequence MVKIVPLDTRHRADWERLYAGYAEFYKVTQTPEMREKVWGWIHDPAHEVNAVVAEDEAGRAVGLAHYRAFARPLSASTGCFLDDLFVDPSQRGKRVADALLEHLRGLAREKGWSTVRWITADDNYRGRGVYDRLAKRTWWITYDMTP from the coding sequence ATGGTGAAGATCGTCCCGCTGGACACCCGCCACCGCGCGGATTGGGAGCGCCTCTACGCGGGCTACGCCGAATTCTACAAGGTGACGCAGACGCCGGAGATGCGCGAAAAGGTCTGGGGCTGGATCCATGACCCCGCGCATGAGGTGAACGCCGTGGTGGCGGAGGATGAGGCCGGCCGCGCCGTCGGCCTCGCGCACTATCGCGCCTTCGCCCGGCCGCTTTCGGCCAGCACCGGCTGCTTCCTCGATGACCTTTTCGTGGACCCGTCGCAGCGCGGCAAGCGCGTGGCCGATGCGCTGCTGGAACACCTGCGCGGCCTGGCGCGGGAGAAGGGCTGGTCCACCGTCCGCTGGATCACGGCCGACGACAATTATCGCGGCCGTGGCGTCTATGACCGGCTGGCCAAGCGCACCTGGTGGATCACCTACGACATGACGCCGTGA